ACTCTCGCCGCGCCTGTTCGAGCCCTGGGCGGACATCTCCGTGCTGGTGGTGGATGACATCGAAATCACCCACGAGTATATGCGGGCGCTTCTCAGGAGCGCCTCGAAGGTTCATTCGGCCTATAACGGCAATGAGGCGCTGGCGCAGGCCCGCGAGATGCGCCCCGACCTCATCCTGATGGATTTGCGGATGCCGGTCATGGACGGATTCGAGACGACGGAAAAGCTGAAGGCCGATCCCTTGACGGCGGAGATTCCCATCATCGCCGTGACGGCGCAGGCCGTTGAGGAAGACCGCGTCCGCGCCTTCAAGGCGGGAGCCGAGGGCTTCGTCAACAAGCCGGTGAACATATCCCAGTTCCGCCAGGCGATTGAGGCCGTTTTCGCGTCGCGGCGGGAAAAGGCGCGTGAAGAAGAGCGGAAAAATTCCTGACCCTCGCCCGGGGGCGGGCGGCTAGCCCATGGTGTGCACTTTATCGGGCCGTATCCTGTAGATGACCCGCACGTCGCCCGCCTTGCGGTGTGGATAGGTGTCGAGCCCGAGATACTTCTTCGCCAGCCGGTCAATGTGCGCCTCGGCGCCTTCTTCGGTGATTTCCACCACGGTTCCCCGGATTCCCACATAGCGGAACGGATTGTCGGGATCGACCAGCGCGAGGGCCACCTTGTTCTGCCGCCGCATGTTGCGGTCCTTCAGGCGGCCCTTGGCCGAGTTGAGCAGAATCAGCTCGCCTTCGGTGCTGAACCAGATCGGTGAGACCTGCGGGGAGCCGTCTTTCATGACGGTGGCCAGATGGATCAGCGCCTTGCTCTTGAGCAGGGCGGCGTGGCTCTCGGGGATCTTCGCTGCATTCTCGTTCATCTTTTCTCCTTTTGAGGCGGGCGGCTCAGGCGCCCATCACCTCGGTCTGTGGCGGCGGATAAGACTCGGTGACGACCGGCGACTTACGGGTCTGCAGTTTTCCCGGCCGCTCGCCCGCCGCGATCACGATGTTGCAGAGCCAGTTCTCATCGTCCTGCTCGGGGAAGTCCTTGCGGAAGTGGCCGCCCCGGCTTTCCTCGCGCATGAGCGCCGCCGCCCCGAGCATGGCCGCCACATCGATCAGGTTTTCGGTTTCAATCACATTCATGGCCAGTTGGCAGCGCTTGCGCGTCTCGTCCGTTTCGATTGGGACGGCCCGTGCGATATCGCGGAGTTCCTCGAGGCGGGCGAGCCCCTGCGCGATCCGATCGCCGGTGCGGACCTGTCCCAGATTGTTGAAGACGTTGTCCTGCAGCGCGAGGCGGAACTCGGCGGGTGCTATGCCGCCCCG
Above is a window of bacterium DNA encoding:
- a CDS encoding PPOX class F420-dependent oxidoreductase; the protein is MNENAAKIPESHAALLKSKALIHLATVMKDGSPQVSPIWFSTEGELILLNSAKGRLKDRNMRRQNKVALALVDPDNPFRYVGIRGTVVEITEEGAEAHIDRLAKKYLGLDTYPHRKAGDVRVIYRIRPDKVHTMG
- a CDS encoding response regulator — its product is MDDIEITHEYMRALLRSASKVHSAYNGNEALAQAREMRPDLILMDLRMPVMDGFETTEKLKADPLTAEIPIIAVTAQAVEEDRVRAFKAGAEGFVNKPVNISQFRQAIEAVFASRREKAREEERKNS